One part of the Cinclus cinclus chromosome 20, bCinCin1.1, whole genome shotgun sequence genome encodes these proteins:
- the RNF135 gene encoding E3 ubiquitin-protein ligase RNF135, with product MAAVIELERLQRVLELQCSCCLQLFAEPVRLTGCGHSFCRGCILRYCGGRPRAPCPLCRRPFEPRHLRPNRELAALLSLIPRELKEKLEAQEEPEPCGAAACNHLSTAGRGPGEKEEEIWESSKQQEITAETLHLLKKDLNKTKEYTSQIKSQITEYFCCMKEYVERQERNTLMFIEQEQKAAQQKIEETIQQLTDIKAQTSDLSERQRNEGSPSTINKITLDEKLNVIKSGVEDLKRKLEILFLKNYAQQLPPVQPPDSYEEPSVCSSSPESAAESPEPNISSQFSQWAEDVTFDPTRVHERLALTAQNRRVVVSSYLTTYQPSPKRFCISQVMCSQGFSTGCHYWEVITKDSDGWAVGVAHEMIGKREKLGRTEHSWCIEWLGPKKQLSAWHKNQETLLHKDKPLKVGVFLELQKKTVSFYSIADKEMLLHTFEITTSYPLYPAFWLYTLERNGSLTISQPNGR from the exons ATGGCCGCCGTCATCGAGCTCGAGCGGCTGCAGCGCgtcctggagctgcagtgctcctgctgcctgcagctcttcGCGGAGCCCGTGCGGCTCACGGGCTGCGGCCACAGCTTCTGCCGGGGCTGCATCCTCCGCTactgcgggggccggccccgcgCCCCGTGCCCGCTCTGCCGCCGCCCCTTCGAGCCCCGGCACCTGCGGCCCAACCGCGAGCTGGCCGCGCTGCTCAGCCTCATCCCGCGGGAGCTGAAGGAAAAGTTGGAAGCGCAGGAGGAGCCGGAaccctgtggagctgctgcctgcaacCACCTGAGCACGGCGGGCCGGGGACCTGGCGAGAAG GAGGAAGAGATATGGGAGAGCTCCAAGCAACAAGAAATAACTGCAGAGACCCTCCACCTGTTGAAGAAAGATCTCAATAAAACAAAG gaATATACATCTCAGATCAAAAGCCAGATTACTGAATATTTCTGTTGCATGAAGGAATATGTTGAAAGACAAGAGAGAAACACACTGATGTTCATTGAACAAGAGCAAAAAGCTGCTCAACAGAAAATTGAAGAGACTATTCAGCAGCTCACAGACATCAAAGCCCAAACT AGTGACTTATCTGAGAGGCAGAGGAATGAAGGCTCACCTTCAACCATTAATAAAATTACACTTGATGAGAAGCTTAATGTTATCAAAAGTGGTGTAGAAGATCTTAAGAGAAAGTTGGAAATTTTATTCTTGAAGAATTATGCTCAGCAACTCCCACCAG tGCAACCTCCAGACTCATATGAGGAGCCAAGTGTCTGCTCATCATCTCCAGAGTCTGCAGCTGAAAGTCCTGAACCAAACATTTCCAGCCAGTTTTCTCAGT GGGCAGAGGATGTGACTTTTGACCCCACAAGAGTACACGAGCGCttggcactcacagcccagaacaGGAGAGTGGTGGTTTCCAGCTACCTGACCACTTACCAACCATCACCCAAAAGATTCTGCATCAGCCAGGTGATGTGTTCACAGGGCTTCTCTACTGGGTGCCACTACTGGGAAGTAATTACCAAGGACAGTGATGGATGGGCTGTCGGAGTTGCTCATGAAATGATTGGTAAGAGGGAGAAATTGGGAAGAACTGAGCATTCCTGGTGTATAGAATGGCTGGGTCCTAAAAAACAGTTGTCAGCATGGCATAAGAATCAAGAAACATTATTACACAAGGACAAACCACTGAAGGTTGGAGTTTTCCTGGAGCTACAAAAGAAGACTGTGTCATTTTACTCCATTGCTGACAAAGAAATGCTTTTGCACACCTTTGAAATCACTACCTCATATCCTCTCTACCCTGCCTTCTGGCTGTACACTTTAGAAAGAAATGGATCTTTAACTATAAGTCAGCCAAACGGGAGATAA